A genome region from Crossiella equi includes the following:
- a CDS encoding DUF2716 domain-containing protein, with the protein MTSPSEPLGPIVPERLPVGAVVVQDGPVRRTHFGTHARIDHGPLPAHGLAELVRRQVGECARRGEPVEWLVRSAELGEHLLAAGFRVGWSRSALIADPALFTDGTRGWRHTWLAEPVQDWLAARPGPHRAPLAELYADGLAPFWEVDLRVVDQDGGWAVRTEGFVAIGGLTAVRPELLTTWANWACQSNRLLYAEASGPLREQLLAAGFTDAGPVCSYHWTPPGTPATTRPVRELLNDPEYRTLWDTVHERLAFRPHPRCFPGITEPPGAVTWNLGAGEADTLQEVLERGLRSVGEPGERLHWLDWNHIGYGFDPDLCGGEGQPEWPGAVYPDGDYYLYLPSDLRFGTFGHPWEATLCVWGTGLVAAVEKELTALLGEPVRRAEVPEVVERWQETARWNLTPATWPVSGQNPPELEKSLLAAGFRRDGDLYRWEPPGSPRAELPLRVVTAQAELDRVWTEVDGRLDFRPSMTEFPGITEPQGAATWSFDGAEAARAVLVRGLRAVALAGEPMYRLDWQHAVHRFAPRRLSDSDWPGLAAPRGDFYFQVTPDLRLGTFEHPWERTLCVWGTALVPLVEAELTALLGEPLRRAG; encoded by the coding sequence GTGACCTCTCCGTCGGAACCGCTCGGGCCGATCGTGCCCGAGCGGCTCCCGGTCGGCGCGGTGGTCGTCCAGGACGGCCCGGTGCGGCGCACGCACTTCGGCACGCACGCCCGGATCGACCACGGCCCGCTGCCCGCGCACGGCCTCGCCGAGCTCGTGCGGCGGCAGGTCGGGGAGTGCGCGCGGCGGGGGGAGCCGGTGGAGTGGCTGGTCCGCTCGGCCGAGCTCGGCGAGCACCTGCTGGCTGCGGGCTTCCGGGTGGGCTGGTCGCGCTCGGCCCTGATAGCTGACCCGGCACTCTTCACCGACGGCACGCGCGGCTGGCGCCACACCTGGCTGGCCGAGCCGGTCCAGGACTGGCTGGCCGCCCGCCCCGGCCCGCACCGGGCACCGCTGGCGGAGCTGTACGCGGACGGGCTGGCACCCTTCTGGGAGGTCGACCTGCGCGTGGTGGACCAGGACGGGGGCTGGGCGGTCCGCACCGAGGGCTTCGTCGCGATCGGCGGCCTGACCGCGGTCCGCCCGGAGCTCCTGACCACCTGGGCGAACTGGGCCTGTCAGTCCAACCGCCTGCTGTACGCGGAGGCCTCCGGCCCGCTGCGGGAGCAGTTGCTGGCGGCCGGGTTCACCGACGCGGGCCCGGTGTGCTCCTACCACTGGACCCCGCCGGGCACCCCCGCCACAACGCGCCCGGTGCGGGAGCTGTTGAACGACCCGGAGTACCGCACCCTGTGGGACACCGTCCACGAGCGACTGGCCTTCCGCCCACACCCGCGGTGCTTCCCGGGCATCACCGAACCCCCGGGCGCCGTCACCTGGAACCTGGGGGCCGGTGAGGCCGACACGCTCCAGGAGGTGCTGGAGCGGGGGCTGCGGTCGGTGGGGGAGCCGGGGGAGCGGCTGCACTGGTTGGACTGGAACCACATCGGGTACGGCTTCGACCCGGACCTGTGCGGCGGGGAGGGCCAGCCGGAGTGGCCCGGCGCGGTGTACCCGGACGGCGACTACTACCTGTACCTGCCCTCGGACTTGCGCTTCGGCACGTTCGGGCACCCGTGGGAAGCCACCCTGTGCGTGTGGGGCACGGGCCTGGTCGCGGCGGTCGAGAAGGAGCTGACCGCACTGCTCGGCGAGCCGGTGCGGCGCGCGGAAGTGCCGGAGGTGGTCGAGCGGTGGCAGGAGACGGCGCGGTGGAACCTGACCCCCGCCACGTGGCCGGTGAGCGGGCAGAACCCGCCCGAGCTGGAGAAGTCGTTGCTGGCAGCGGGTTTCCGGCGGGACGGTGACCTGTACCGGTGGGAGCCGCCGGGCAGCCCGCGTGCCGAGCTGCCGCTGCGGGTGGTCACCGCCCAGGCCGAGCTCGACCGCGTCTGGACCGAAGTGGACGGTCGGCTCGACTTCCGGCCCAGCATGACGGAGTTCCCGGGCATCACCGAACCACAGGGTGCCGCGACCTGGTCGTTCGACGGGGCGGAGGCCGCGCGGGCGGTGCTCGTGCGAGGCCTTCGGGCGGTCGCGCTGGCCGGTGAGCCGATGTACCGGTTGGACTGGCAGCACGCGGTGCACCGGTTCGCACCCCGGCGGCTGTCCGATTCGGACTGGCCGGGCCTGGCTGCCCCGCGTGGCGACTTCTACTTCCAGGTCACCCCCGACCTGCGGCTGGGCACGTTCGAGCACCCCTGGGAACGGACGCTGTGCGTGTGGGGCACGGCGCTGGTCCCGCTGGTGGAGGCCGAGCTGACCGCCCTGCTCGGCGAGCCGCTGCGCCGCGCGGGCTGA